One stretch of Caloenas nicobarica isolate bCalNic1 chromosome 2, bCalNic1.hap1, whole genome shotgun sequence DNA includes these proteins:
- the LOC135984999 gene encoding glutamic acid-rich protein-like: MKEKKKKKTKKKKKKKTKKKTTKKKEKTKKKTKKKEKMKRRRRRRRINEEEEDEEDEEDEEVEEEEDEDKENEDDEEDEEEDEEEEEEEDDDEEEHEEVEEEEEDEEEEDDDEYEIDEDEEEDEEEEEDEEEEEEEEDEEDEEEEDEEDEEDDEEEGEDEVEDEEDEEEEDQEDEEDEEDEEEEEEEYEEEDEEEEEDEEEEEDEEEEEEEDEEEEDDEEVEEEEEDEEEEEHEDEDEDEEDKDEEGEDEEEEEDEEDKEDEEEEDEEEEEEEEDEEDEEEEDEEDVEDEEYEEEEDEEYEEEDEDEEEEEEDEEEDEEEDKEEEEDEEEEEEEEEEEDEEEEDEEEDVEEDEEEEDEEYEEEDEDEEEEEEEDEEEDGEEDKEEEEDEEEEEEEEEEEEGEEEEEEDEEEEEDEEEEEEEDEEDKDEEEEEEEDEEEDEEDKDEEEEEEDEEEEDEEEDEEEEEEEEEEEEEDKEEEDEEEEEDEEEEDEEEGEDEEEEGEEDKEEEDE; encoded by the exons acgaagaagaagaagacgaagaagacgaagaagacgaagaagtagaagaagaagaagatgaagacaaagaaaacGAAGATGacgaagaagatgaagaagaagacgaagaagaagaagaagaagaagacgacgaCGAAGAAGAACatgaagaagtagaagaagaagaagaagatgaagaagaagaagacgatgACGAATACGAAATAGatgaagacgaagaagaagacgaagaagaagaagaagacgaagaagaagaagaagaagaagaagacgaagaagacgaagaagaagaagacgaagaagacgaagaagac gacgaagaagaaggagaagacgAAGtagaagacgaagaagacgaagaagaagaagaccaagaagatgaagaagacgaagaagacgaggaagaagaagaagaagaatatgaagaagaagatgaagaagaagaagaagacgaagaagaagaagaagacgaagaagaa gaagaagaagaagacgaagaagaagaagacgacgaagaagtagaagaagaagaagaagatgaagaagaagaagaacacgaagacgaagacgaagacgaagaagacAAAGACGAAGaaggagaagatgaagaagaagaagaagacgaagaagacaaagaagacgaagaagaagaagacgaagaagaagaagaagaagaagaagacgaagaagacgaagaagaagaagacgaagaagacgtAGAAGACGAAGAatacgaagaagaagaagacgaagaatacgaagaagaagacgaagacgaagaagaagaagaagaagacgaagaagaagacgaagaagaagacaaagaagaagaagaagacgaagaagaagaagaagaagaagaagaagaagaagacgaagaagaagaagacgaagaagaagacgttgaagaagacgaagaagaagaagacgaagaatacgaagaagaagacgaagacgaagaagaagaagaagaagaagacgaagaagaagacggagaagaagacaaagaagaagaagaagacgaagaagaagaagaagaagaagaagaagaagaagaaggcgaagaagaagaa gaagaagacgaagaagaagaagaagacgaagaagaagaagaagaagaagacgaagaagacaaagacgaagaagaagaagaagaagaagacgaagaagaagacgaagaagacaaagacgaagaagaagaagaagaagacgaagaagaagaagacgaagaagaagacgaagaagaagaagaagaagaagaagaagaagaagaagaagacaaagaagaagaagacgaagaagaagaagaagacgaagaagaagaagacgaagaagaaggagaagacgaagaagaagaaggcgaagaagacaaagaagaagaagacgaa
- the LOC135984998 gene encoding glutamic acid-rich protein-like — EDREEEEDEEEEEEENEEDEEEVDEEEEEDEEDEEEEEEEDEEEDEEEDEEEEEEDEEDEEEEEDEEEEEDEEEEEEDEEDEEEEEDEEEEEDEEEEDEEEDEDEEDEEEEEEDEEEDEEDEEEEEEEEDEEEDEEEEEDEEEEEEEEEEDEEEDEEEDKEDEEEEEEEEDEKEEEEEDEGEDREEEEDEEEEEEENEEDEEEVDEEEDEEEEEDEEDEEEEEEEDEEEDEEEDEEEEEEDEEDEEEEEDEEEDEEEEEEDEEDEEEEEDEEEEEDEEEEDEEEDEDEEDEEEEEEDEEEDEEDEEDEEEEEDEEEDEEEEEDEEEEEEEDEEDEEDEEEEDEEEEEDEEEDEEEEDDEEDEEEEEEEEDEEDEEVVVCGTMGYFPKEDTFQ; from the coding sequence gaagacagagaagaagaagaagacgaagaagaagaagaagaagaaaacgaagaagacgaagaagaagtagacgaagaagaagaagaagacgaagaagatgaagaagaagaagaagaagaagacgaagaagaagatgaagaagaagacgaagaagaagaagaagaagacgaagaagacgaagaagaagaagaagacgaagaagaagaagaagacgaagaagaagaagaagaagacgaagaagacgaagaagaagaagaagacgaagaagaagaagaagatgaagaagaagaagacgaagaagaagacgaagatgaagaagacgaagaagaagaagaagaagacgaagaagaagacgaagaagacgaagaagaagaagaagaagaagaagacgaagaagaagacgaagaagaagaagaagacgaagaagaagaagaagaagaagaagaagaagacgaagaagaagacgaagaagaagacaaagaagatgaagaagaagaagaagaagaagaagacgaaaaagaagaagaagaagaagacgaaggtgaagacagagaagaagaagaagacgaagaagaagaagaagaagaaaacgaagaagacgaagaagaagtagacgaagaagaagacgaagaagaagaagaagacgaagaagatgaagaagaagaagaagaagaagacgaagaagaagatgaagaagaagacgaagaagaagaagaagaagacgaagaagacgaagaagaagaagaagacgaagaagaagacgaagaagaagaagaagaagacgaagaagacgaagaagaagaagaagacgaagaagaagaagaagatgaagaagaagaagacgaagaagaagacgaagatgaagaagacgaagaagaagaagaagaagacgaagaagaagacgaagaagacgaagaagacgaagaagaagaagaagacgaagaagaagacgaagaagaagaagaagacgaagaagaagaagaagaagaagacgaagaagacgaagaagacgaagaagaagaagacgaagaagaagaagaagacgaagaagaagacgaagaagaagaagacgatgaagaagacgaagaagaagaagaagaggaagaagacgaagaagacgaagaagtaGTAGTGTGTGGTACCATGGGGTATTTTCCAAAGGAGGACACATTTCAATGA